A section of the Kribbella voronezhensis genome encodes:
- a CDS encoding ThuA domain-containing protein yields the protein MIQLRRHGTLVRALVLALIATLAIPFTASTAQAHPGHGDETFNALVFSKTAGFRHDSIPAGIQAIKDLAAANNFTVTATEDAAMFNDTELAKYEVVIWLSTTGDVLNADQQAAFERYIRNGGGYAGIHSASDTEYDWPWYGKLVGAYFDSHPAGTPNATVKVEDHAHPSTKDAPTLWPRTDEWYNYRSNPRGAVHVLASMDESSYTGGNMGVEHPIAWCQNYDGGRAWYTGMGHTIESYSDPAFLKHILGGIKTAAGVEPADCGASLTASYEKVTLDDNTSNPMELSIADDGRVFYIDRNGAVKIVKPDGSVVTAGTLDVYTGQEFGLLGIALDPAFTTNGFLYLYYSPTGSDAYDKVSRFKVNGDTLDLTSEKQVLRIDTQREQCCHAGGALEFDGQGNLFVATGDNSNPFDSDGYAPLDERTGRSAWDSQRSAANSNVLNGKVLRIHPEPDGSYTVPSGNLFPAGTAKTRPEIYAMGFRNPFRIGIDPTTNHLFVADYGPDAGQSSPTRGPDGRVEWNILSKPGFYGWPYCVGNNTPYNDYDFATGTSGATFDCNAPVNNSPNNTGLTQLPAAIPATMWMGKSSSGVPEIGGSGAPMTSGAYKFNPDSTSDRKWPEYFDGKAVFADWNDNRLFSVQLTDDRSKVADVSRMLQEMNFIRPHALQFGPDGALYVIEWGSGFGGNNADSGLYRIDYVQGNRAPLAQFTTDKTSGQVPLTVAFDSTGSRDPDGQAITPAWDFDGNGTTDSTEAKPSYTYTTPGVFTARLTVTDSDGRAAVSNKTITAGNTAPTITVEGPVDGGFFDFGDTIHYKVTVTDPEDGTVDCNDVITQPALGHDEHAHPYEQYHGCEGTFPLPGDEGHVGANIFGIVTVTYTDKGAPGTGKITTQKVVQLQPKTREAEFFSETGGPGATPGVQVEDTGDVAGGGKNIGFIEDGDWWSWKPTNLTGIDQIQLRAASPDAGATVQVRQGSPTDGPVVATIQVTPTGAWQTYGNFTAPVSGASPASGPLYFVKTTGQLNVNWVKFIGKGVTENQRPAVTVTASTVQGPAPLKVDFTAAATDPEGDLPLSYAWTFGDGATATGASVSHTYTTAGTHVATVKVTDARGAAGTATVSVKVDASAPPTCLTGRSDGFDGTSVDTSRWNSIVRGNQELAVSNGNLVLPLTATDIYGTGNTGTPNIVLQSLPAGAWQATTKFTLPARLAYQQAGLIVYGDDDNYAKIVLQGRNTTASAADRIFQFIREENGVPNEVADSNTANLGAAYPDTVWVRFTSDGANLKASYSADGATFTEMPETKQLAGITNPRIGLFGLANRTEALPITAQFDYFTITPDDTAEQPAPDDEFTGATLDACRWSAIVRPDASAYRVTGGAVEIDTSKGDIYQGTATNPKNLLLQPAPDGNWTIETKVDASAFNEAYQQAGLMLYADDANYVKFDFLTTNASGSAVSRGIELRSEVANAIVDPAPNASPAPTQGVWYLRLAKNGTTFTGSYSADGLTWTALPAVTNTAVGSAKFGIYAFGVDQVASKTAKFDYFKLVRDTVAPQVNLSVNPSTPSGLDGWWNDAVVATAMGTDDQPGQVYLERKVDDGDWAEYTAPITVSAEGTHTVQVRASDTAGNVSAVESVTVKLDRSAPKTMVTGMTSGGELGVASVATVAATATDALSGVASVTMTVDGRALPATGKLDGVALGLGAHELAVTSTDKAGNTAVTKVPFTVTVSYAEATKLVERYRVAKTLPLATAAVLKVQLALAEQQQNKGHRAVAIVAMNQFLAQAQTVRDVPARTLLTAVGQTLLRRI from the coding sequence ATGATCCAGCTACGCCGGCACGGAACACTCGTCCGTGCCCTCGTGCTCGCCCTGATCGCCACGCTGGCGATCCCGTTCACCGCGTCCACCGCGCAGGCCCATCCCGGGCACGGCGACGAGACCTTCAACGCACTGGTCTTCAGCAAGACGGCCGGATTCCGGCACGACTCGATCCCGGCCGGGATCCAGGCGATCAAGGACCTGGCCGCCGCGAACAACTTCACCGTCACCGCGACCGAGGACGCGGCGATGTTCAACGACACCGAACTCGCGAAGTACGAGGTGGTCATCTGGCTGTCGACCACCGGTGACGTGCTCAACGCGGACCAGCAGGCAGCGTTCGAGCGCTACATCCGCAACGGCGGCGGGTACGCCGGGATCCACTCGGCGTCGGACACGGAGTACGACTGGCCGTGGTACGGCAAGCTGGTCGGGGCGTACTTCGACAGTCACCCCGCCGGTACGCCGAACGCGACCGTGAAGGTCGAGGACCACGCGCACCCGTCGACGAAGGATGCGCCGACACTGTGGCCGCGCACCGACGAGTGGTACAACTACCGGTCCAACCCGCGCGGTGCCGTCCACGTGCTCGCCTCGATGGACGAATCGTCGTACACGGGCGGCAACATGGGCGTCGAGCACCCGATCGCCTGGTGCCAGAACTACGACGGAGGCCGCGCCTGGTACACCGGGATGGGTCACACGATCGAGTCGTACTCCGATCCGGCCTTCCTCAAACACATCCTCGGCGGGATCAAGACGGCGGCCGGGGTGGAGCCGGCCGACTGCGGCGCCTCGCTCACCGCGAGCTACGAGAAGGTCACCCTGGACGACAACACGTCCAACCCGATGGAGTTGTCGATCGCCGACGACGGCCGGGTCTTCTACATCGACCGCAACGGTGCGGTGAAGATCGTCAAGCCCGACGGCAGCGTCGTCACCGCAGGCACCCTCGACGTCTACACCGGCCAGGAGTTCGGCCTGCTCGGGATCGCGCTCGACCCCGCGTTCACCACCAACGGCTTCCTCTATCTGTACTACTCACCGACCGGATCCGATGCCTACGACAAGGTGTCCAGATTCAAGGTCAACGGCGACACGCTGGATCTGACCAGCGAGAAGCAAGTACTGCGGATCGACACTCAACGCGAGCAGTGCTGCCACGCCGGTGGTGCGCTCGAATTCGATGGCCAGGGCAACCTTTTCGTTGCCACCGGCGACAACAGCAACCCGTTCGACTCCGACGGCTACGCACCGCTGGACGAGCGGACCGGCCGGTCGGCCTGGGACTCGCAGCGCAGCGCCGCGAACAGCAACGTCCTGAACGGCAAGGTACTGCGAATCCACCCGGAGCCGGACGGCTCGTACACGGTGCCGTCGGGCAACCTGTTCCCGGCCGGTACGGCGAAGACGCGGCCCGAGATCTACGCGATGGGCTTCCGCAACCCGTTCCGGATCGGCATCGACCCGACCACCAACCACCTTTTCGTGGCCGACTACGGCCCCGACGCCGGCCAGTCCTCGCCCACCCGCGGTCCCGACGGCCGGGTGGAATGGAACATCCTGTCCAAGCCCGGCTTCTACGGCTGGCCGTACTGCGTGGGCAACAACACGCCGTACAACGACTACGACTTCGCCACCGGTACGTCGGGCGCCACATTCGACTGCAACGCGCCGGTGAACAATTCGCCCAACAACACCGGTCTCACGCAGCTGCCGGCCGCTATCCCGGCCACGATGTGGATGGGGAAGTCGAGTTCCGGCGTACCGGAGATCGGCGGCAGCGGTGCGCCGATGACGAGCGGCGCGTACAAGTTCAACCCGGACAGTACGTCGGATCGCAAGTGGCCGGAGTACTTCGACGGTAAGGCCGTCTTCGCGGACTGGAACGACAACCGGTTGTTCTCGGTGCAGCTCACCGATGACCGCAGCAAGGTCGCGGACGTCTCCCGGATGCTCCAGGAGATGAACTTCATCCGGCCGCATGCCTTGCAGTTCGGGCCGGACGGAGCTTTGTACGTGATCGAGTGGGGGAGCGGGTTCGGTGGCAACAACGCCGACTCCGGGCTCTACCGGATCGATTACGTACAAGGCAATCGGGCACCACTGGCACAGTTCACGACGGACAAGACGTCCGGCCAGGTGCCGTTGACCGTCGCCTTCGACTCCACCGGCTCGCGAGATCCCGACGGACAGGCGATCACGCCGGCCTGGGACTTCGACGGCAACGGAACGACGGACAGTACCGAGGCGAAACCGTCGTACACGTACACGACGCCGGGAGTTTTCACCGCCCGGCTGACCGTGACCGACAGCGATGGCCGCGCGGCCGTCTCGAACAAGACGATCACCGCCGGCAACACCGCACCGACGATCACGGTCGAAGGCCCGGTCGACGGCGGGTTCTTCGACTTCGGCGACACGATCCACTACAAGGTGACCGTCACGGATCCCGAGGACGGCACGGTCGACTGCAACGACGTGATCACCCAGCCGGCGCTCGGCCATGACGAGCACGCGCATCCGTACGAGCAGTACCACGGGTGCGAGGGGACCTTCCCGCTCCCGGGTGACGAGGGCCATGTCGGCGCGAACATCTTCGGCATCGTGACCGTGACGTACACCGACAAGGGTGCGCCGGGGACGGGCAAGATCACCACGCAGAAGGTGGTCCAGCTGCAGCCGAAGACGCGCGAGGCGGAGTTCTTCAGCGAGACCGGCGGGCCGGGCGCGACTCCCGGCGTACAGGTCGAGGACACCGGCGATGTGGCCGGTGGCGGCAAGAACATCGGCTTCATCGAGGACGGCGACTGGTGGAGCTGGAAGCCGACCAACCTGACCGGGATCGACCAGATCCAGTTGCGGGCGGCCTCGCCGGATGCGGGAGCGACCGTGCAGGTGCGGCAGGGTTCGCCGACCGACGGTCCGGTCGTCGCGACCATCCAGGTCACGCCGACGGGTGCCTGGCAGACGTACGGCAACTTCACCGCGCCGGTGAGTGGCGCGTCGCCGGCCAGCGGCCCGCTGTACTTCGTGAAGACGACCGGCCAGCTGAACGTGAACTGGGTGAAGTTCATCGGCAAGGGCGTGACGGAGAACCAGCGGCCGGCCGTCACGGTCACCGCGTCCACGGTCCAGGGACCAGCTCCGCTGAAGGTGGACTTCACGGCCGCGGCGACTGATCCAGAAGGCGATCTGCCGTTGTCCTACGCCTGGACCTTCGGCGACGGCGCCACGGCGACCGGTGCGTCGGTGAGCCACACCTACACCACCGCGGGGACCCACGTGGCGACCGTGAAGGTGACAGATGCACGAGGAGCAGCCGGTACTGCGACTGTCTCGGTGAAGGTGGACGCTTCGGCGCCACCAACGTGTCTCACCGGCCGATCGGACGGCTTCGACGGTACGTCGGTCGACACGTCGCGGTGGAACTCGATCGTCCGGGGCAACCAGGAACTTGCTGTGAGCAACGGAAACCTGGTGCTTCCGCTGACCGCGACCGACATCTACGGAACCGGCAACACCGGTACGCCGAACATCGTGCTCCAGTCGCTCCCGGCCGGAGCCTGGCAAGCGACCACCAAGTTCACGTTGCCGGCCCGCCTCGCCTACCAGCAGGCCGGGTTGATCGTCTACGGCGACGACGACAACTACGCCAAGATCGTGCTCCAGGGCCGTAACACCACGGCTTCGGCGGCGGACCGGATCTTCCAGTTCATCCGCGAGGAGAACGGCGTACCGAACGAGGTCGCGGACTCCAACACGGCCAACCTCGGCGCGGCGTACCCGGACACCGTCTGGGTGCGGTTCACCAGTGACGGGGCCAACCTGAAGGCGTCCTACAGCGCCGACGGTGCCACCTTCACCGAGATGCCGGAGACCAAGCAGTTGGCCGGGATCACCAACCCTCGTATTGGTCTCTTCGGGTTGGCGAACCGGACCGAGGCGCTGCCGATCACCGCACAGTTCGACTACTTCACCATCACGCCGGACGACACCGCCGAGCAGCCCGCACCGGACGACGAATTCACCGGTGCGACGCTGGACGCCTGCCGCTGGTCCGCGATCGTGCGGCCCGACGCGTCGGCGTACCGGGTGACCGGTGGCGCTGTCGAGATCGACACCAGCAAGGGCGACATCTACCAGGGCACGGCCACGAACCCGAAGAACCTGCTGCTGCAGCCGGCTCCCGACGGTAACTGGACGATCGAGACCAAGGTGGACGCGTCGGCCTTCAACGAGGCGTACCAGCAAGCCGGCCTGATGCTGTACGCCGACGACGCGAACTACGTGAAGTTCGACTTCCTCACCACCAACGCCTCCGGCAGCGCGGTCAGCCGCGGGATCGAGTTGCGCAGTGAGGTTGCCAACGCGATCGTCGACCCGGCCCCGAACGCCTCGCCGGCGCCCACCCAGGGCGTCTGGTACCTGAGGCTGGCCAAGAACGGGACCACCTTCACCGGTTCGTACTCCGCCGACGGGCTGACCTGGACGGCCTTGCCGGCCGTCACGAATACGGCCGTCGGGTCGGCCAAGTTCGGGATCTATGCCTTCGGGGTGGACCAGGTCGCGTCGAAGACGGCGAAGTTCGACTACTTCAAGCTCGTCCGGGACACGGTGGCGCCGCAGGTGAACCTGTCGGTGAACCCGTCCACCCCGTCCGGGCTCGACGGCTGGTGGAACGATGCCGTGGTCGCCACGGCGATGGGCACGGACGACCAGCCGGGTCAGGTCTACCTGGAGCGGAAGGTCGACGACGGGGACTGGGCGGAGTACACGGCTCCGATCACCGTCTCGGCCGAGGGAACGCACACCGTCCAGGTCCGGGCGAGTGACACCGCCGGGAACGTGTCGGCGGTGGAGTCCGTCACGGTGAAGCTGGACCGGTCGGCGCCGAAGACGATGGTGACCGGAATGACCAGTGGTGGTGAACTCGGCGTCGCTTCCGTGGCGACGGTGGCCGCGACCGCGACGGACGCGCTGTCCGGTGTGGCCTCGGTGACGATGACGGTCGACGGGAGAGCGCTCCCTGCGACCGGGAAACTGGATGGGGTGGCACTCGGGCTCGGCGCCCACGAGCTCGCGGTCACCTCGACGGACAAGGCCGGCAACACGGCGGTGACCAAGGTTCCGTTCACGGTCACTGTGTCGTACGCCGAGGCAACCAAGCTGGTCGAGCGGTACCGGGTCGCCAAGACGTTGCCACTGGCAACGGCAGCGGTACTCAAGGTGCAGCTCGCACTGGCCGAACAGCAGCAGAACAAGGGCCACCGCGCGGTGGCGATCGTCGCCATGAACCAGTTCCTCGCCCAGGCGCAGACGGTTCGCGACGTGCCGGCCCGGACGCTGCTCACCGCTGTGGGTCAGACCCTGTTGCGGAGGATCTGA
- a CDS encoding DUF1996 domain-containing protein, which yields MFTRRKKALSAGGVAALTLAALLTAATGNPAQADDLVTHHEFQVNCTVHHRATNDPIVFPNMPGASHEHSFVGNTTTNAATTLDSLTAAGAYSTTCLNPDDLSAYWWPTMFRGDQPIIQTWAQTIYYKSGILRYQDVRPFPPGIRFVVGSPAATQEQFRTSPGAVEGWECGDSSHNWDFPANCPAGTQLNVRYQAPSCWDGVHLDSADHKSHMAYPVNYVCPADHPVAVPMLEFKIAFPADGDESQIHLASGRGYSWHYDFFNAWDPQTLAALVSHCINGGLQCNSRGFDLYKPDRGQVLGDNYRLPGRP from the coding sequence GTGTTCACACGAAGGAAGAAAGCCCTGTCCGCCGGCGGCGTCGCCGCCCTGACCCTGGCCGCCCTGCTGACGGCCGCGACCGGTAACCCGGCCCAGGCCGACGACCTGGTCACGCACCACGAGTTCCAGGTCAACTGCACGGTTCACCACCGCGCGACCAACGACCCGATCGTGTTCCCGAACATGCCGGGTGCTTCCCACGAACACAGCTTCGTGGGCAACACCACCACCAATGCCGCCACCACGCTCGATTCGCTGACCGCGGCCGGCGCCTACTCGACCACCTGCCTCAACCCGGACGACCTCTCGGCGTACTGGTGGCCGACCATGTTCCGCGGCGACCAGCCGATCATCCAGACCTGGGCGCAGACCATCTACTACAAGTCGGGCATCCTGCGATACCAAGATGTTCGTCCGTTCCCGCCGGGCATCCGGTTCGTCGTCGGCAGTCCGGCCGCGACCCAGGAGCAGTTCCGGACCTCACCCGGTGCCGTCGAGGGCTGGGAGTGCGGCGACAGCTCGCACAACTGGGACTTCCCGGCGAACTGCCCGGCCGGTACTCAGCTCAACGTCCGCTACCAGGCGCCGAGTTGCTGGGACGGTGTCCACCTGGACTCCGCCGACCACAAGAGCCACATGGCCTACCCGGTCAACTACGTCTGCCCCGCCGACCACCCGGTCGCCGTACCGATGCTGGAATTCAAGATCGCGTTTCCCGCCGACGGAGACGAGAGCCAGATCCACCTGGCCAGCGGCCGTGGATACTCCTGGCACTACGACTTCTTCAACGCCTGGGACCCGCAGACACTGGCGGCCTTGGTGAGCCACTGCATCAACGGCGGACTCCAGTGCAACTCGCGAGGTTTCGACCTCTACAAACCCGACCGAGGCCAGGTCCTCGGCGACAACTACCGCCTGCCCGGCCGACCGTAG
- a CDS encoding LysR family transcriptional regulator translates to MAEIELRELRLFLVLAEELHFGRAAERLGLTTSRASQTLRALERKLGGRRLFERTSRVVTLTAAGQALRDELAPVVTGLDTTLTRARTRAAGPGTIRLGVLNAASGTLVLNAAITLFEEAHEGAAVRLVATPLNDRLGPLRRREVDLSVTRLPLDQPDIVIGPLLSKDDRRVVMVAGDHPLAGRREVSVEDFADYPVRRPADVPELAEAACPSYTPSGRAIVPSDIEVNDVSELLLLIAQGRLVHPTVAPFAEHFRHPGIAIVPVRDLPPSSTALAWLDGYEHPARDLFVATVELVVAAHPRT, encoded by the coding sequence ATGGCCGAGATCGAGCTGCGCGAACTCCGCCTGTTCCTCGTGCTGGCCGAGGAGTTGCACTTCGGCCGAGCCGCGGAACGGCTTGGGCTCACCACGTCGCGAGCCAGCCAGACGCTGCGAGCCCTGGAGCGCAAACTCGGCGGGCGACGCTTGTTCGAGCGCACGAGCCGCGTGGTCACCCTGACCGCGGCCGGACAGGCGCTGCGCGACGAGCTCGCACCTGTCGTGACCGGCTTGGACACCACACTCACCCGGGCCCGAACGCGAGCGGCCGGGCCCGGAACGATCCGGCTGGGCGTCCTCAATGCGGCATCCGGGACCCTTGTTCTGAACGCGGCGATCACGCTCTTCGAAGAGGCACACGAAGGCGCCGCGGTGCGGCTGGTCGCGACTCCGCTGAACGACCGGCTCGGGCCGCTTCGCCGACGCGAGGTGGACCTGTCGGTGACCCGACTGCCTCTTGACCAACCCGACATCGTGATCGGCCCCCTGCTGTCGAAGGACGATCGCCGCGTGGTCATGGTGGCCGGTGACCATCCGCTCGCCGGACGGCGCGAGGTCTCGGTGGAAGACTTCGCGGACTACCCGGTGCGGAGACCGGCGGACGTCCCCGAACTGGCGGAGGCCGCCTGTCCGAGCTACACGCCCAGTGGCCGCGCGATCGTGCCCTCCGACATCGAGGTCAACGACGTCTCCGAACTCCTGCTGCTCATCGCTCAGGGGCGGCTGGTCCACCCGACCGTGGCCCCGTTCGCAGAGCATTTCCGGCATCCGGGCATCGCCATCGTGCCGGTCCGGGACCTACCACCCTCGTCGACCGCGCTGGCCTGGCTGGACGGGTACGAACATCCCGCCCGGGACCTCTTCGTGGCTACCGTCGAACTAGTCGTCGCGGCACACCCGCGTACCTGA
- a CDS encoding sugar phosphate isomerase/epimerase family protein, with amino-acid sequence MARPITLFTGQWADLPFEEVARLASEWGYEGLEIACWGDHLDVRKAAEDESYVRNRLDILEKHNLKVWTISNHLLGQAVCDDPIDQRHQAILPAHIWGDGSPEGVRQRAAEEMATTARAARALGVDVVVGFTGSSIWKTVAMFPPVPQAMVDAGYRDFADRWNPILDVFDEVGVRFAHEVHPSEIAYDYWSTTATLEAIGHREAFGLNWDPSHFVWQDLDPVGFLWDFKDRIYHVDCKDAKRQVGNGRNGRMGSHLAWGDPRRGWDFVSTGHGDVPWEACFRMLNTIGYDGPISVEWEDAGMDRLVGAAEALQFVKSLAFDPPTASFDAAFSS; translated from the coding sequence ATGGCACGACCGATCACCCTGTTCACCGGCCAATGGGCCGACCTGCCGTTCGAGGAGGTGGCCCGGCTGGCCTCCGAATGGGGGTACGAAGGGCTGGAGATCGCCTGCTGGGGTGATCATCTGGACGTCCGCAAGGCCGCCGAGGACGAGTCGTATGTCCGCAACCGGCTGGACATCCTGGAGAAGCACAACCTGAAGGTCTGGACGATCTCGAACCACCTGCTCGGCCAGGCGGTCTGCGACGACCCGATCGACCAGCGCCACCAGGCGATCCTGCCCGCGCACATCTGGGGCGACGGCTCACCGGAGGGCGTGCGGCAGCGTGCTGCCGAGGAGATGGCGACCACGGCACGGGCAGCCCGGGCGCTCGGGGTGGACGTCGTCGTCGGGTTCACCGGGTCGTCGATCTGGAAGACCGTGGCGATGTTCCCGCCGGTACCGCAGGCGATGGTCGACGCCGGCTACCGGGACTTCGCCGACCGCTGGAACCCGATCCTCGACGTGTTCGACGAGGTCGGGGTCCGGTTCGCCCACGAGGTGCACCCGTCGGAGATCGCCTACGACTACTGGTCGACGACCGCGACGCTGGAGGCGATCGGGCACCGGGAGGCGTTCGGCCTGAACTGGGACCCGTCGCACTTCGTGTGGCAGGACCTCGACCCGGTCGGCTTCCTGTGGGACTTCAAGGACCGGATCTACCACGTCGACTGCAAGGACGCGAAGCGCCAGGTCGGCAACGGCCGCAACGGCCGGATGGGTTCGCACCTGGCCTGGGGCGACCCGCGGCGCGGCTGGGACTTCGTGTCCACCGGCCACGGCGACGTCCCGTGGGAGGCGTGCTTCCGGATGCTCAACACGATCGGCTACGACGGCCCGATCTCGGTCGAATGGGAAGACGCCGGCATGGACCGCCTGGTCGGCGCCGCCGAGGCCCTGCAGTTCGTGAAGTCCCTGGCCTTCGACCCCCCGACCGCATCCTTCGACGCGGCCTTCTCTTCCTGA
- a CDS encoding maleate cis-trans isomerase family protein, giving the protein MDQALTVGVLTPHAAAGPEVEIPAMASATLEVIVTRIPRRRDSTVTSPESPSTAANLRTLATPAALRPAVESLREASVDAIAYASTTSGYAIGPPAETDLTRQLRDWAGVPVVTSGLAATQALKIFGVRRVALIHPPWFEEEMADLGARYFQDQEIDVVTLAATSLPEDPTQVRPEQVIAFVSEQVDASTEAVFIAGNGFRAASAIAELERRTGQLVLEANQVLLWSLLAATGTKLQIDGYGRLFRTGAANASGE; this is encoded by the coding sequence ATGGATCAGGCGCTCACAGTCGGAGTGCTGACGCCGCACGCCGCCGCCGGGCCCGAGGTCGAGATTCCCGCCATGGCGTCAGCAACTCTCGAGGTGATCGTTACGCGCATCCCGCGACGCCGTGACAGCACCGTGACCAGTCCGGAGTCCCCTTCCACGGCTGCAAACCTTCGAACACTGGCAACGCCCGCGGCCCTGCGGCCGGCCGTCGAATCGCTCCGCGAAGCGTCGGTCGACGCCATCGCCTACGCATCGACCACCTCCGGCTACGCGATCGGACCCCCGGCCGAAACCGACCTGACCAGGCAGCTCCGCGACTGGGCCGGCGTGCCCGTCGTCACCAGTGGACTCGCCGCGACGCAGGCGTTGAAGATCTTCGGCGTACGACGAGTCGCTCTGATCCACCCACCGTGGTTCGAAGAAGAGATGGCGGACCTCGGCGCACGGTACTTCCAGGATCAGGAGATCGACGTCGTCACCTTGGCAGCGACATCGCTGCCCGAGGATCCGACCCAAGTGCGACCCGAGCAGGTGATCGCCTTTGTCAGCGAGCAGGTGGACGCCTCGACCGAGGCGGTGTTCATCGCCGGCAACGGCTTTCGTGCGGCATCGGCGATCGCCGAACTCGAACGCCGTACTGGTCAGCTGGTTCTCGAGGCCAACCAGGTGCTGCTCTGGTCACTACTGGCCGCCACGGGGACGAAGCTGCAGATCGACGGCTACGGCAGGCTGTTCCGCACAGGCGCCGCAAACGCCTCAGGTGAGTAG
- the xylA gene encoding xylose isomerase, with protein sequence MNSYTPTKNDKFSFGLWTVGWEGVDVFGTAVRAPLDPVAAVEKLAELGAAAISFHDDDLVPDDAKREQTLERFTKALADTGLVVEMATTNLFAHPVFKDGGLTANDRDVRRYALAKILRNVDLAAELGAKTYVLWGGREGAESGGSKDVRAALDRYKESMDLLTGYVREQGYDIRFALEPKPNEPRGDILLPTIGHAIAFINDLADPDLVGINPEVGHEQMAGLNYAHGIAQALWHGKLFHIDLNGQHGPRFDQDLRFGAGNLREAFWTVDTLLGSEDRPGYDGFVHFDYKPPRTEDLDGVWETARACMRNYLVLREKVQAFRADPEVIEAVAAARVGELAVPTLGAGESLEELRKATYDPEALAARGLGFEYLDQLAMDHLLGIR encoded by the coding sequence ATGAACTCATATACGCCGACCAAGAACGACAAGTTCTCGTTCGGGCTGTGGACCGTGGGCTGGGAGGGCGTCGACGTCTTCGGTACGGCGGTCCGCGCCCCGCTCGACCCGGTGGCAGCCGTCGAGAAGCTCGCCGAACTCGGCGCGGCCGCGATCTCGTTCCACGACGACGATCTGGTGCCGGACGACGCCAAGCGGGAGCAGACGCTGGAGCGCTTCACCAAGGCTCTCGCCGACACCGGCCTGGTGGTCGAGATGGCGACCACCAACCTGTTCGCGCACCCGGTCTTCAAGGACGGCGGCCTGACCGCCAACGACCGCGACGTACGCCGGTACGCGCTGGCCAAGATCCTGCGCAACGTCGACCTGGCCGCCGAGCTCGGGGCCAAGACGTACGTGCTCTGGGGTGGCCGCGAGGGCGCCGAGTCCGGTGGCTCCAAGGACGTTCGCGCCGCCCTCGACCGGTACAAGGAGTCGATGGACCTGCTCACCGGTTACGTCCGGGAACAGGGCTACGACATCCGGTTCGCGCTCGAGCCGAAGCCGAACGAGCCGCGCGGCGACATCCTGTTGCCGACGATCGGGCACGCGATCGCGTTCATCAACGACCTGGCCGATCCCGACCTGGTCGGGATCAACCCCGAGGTCGGGCACGAGCAGATGGCCGGCCTGAACTACGCGCACGGCATCGCCCAGGCGTTGTGGCACGGCAAGCTGTTCCACATCGACCTGAACGGCCAGCACGGCCCCCGGTTCGACCAGGACCTGCGGTTCGGCGCCGGGAACCTCCGGGAGGCCTTCTGGACCGTCGACACCCTGCTCGGCTCGGAGGACCGGCCGGGGTACGACGGCTTCGTGCACTTCGACTACAAGCCGCCGCGGACCGAGGACCTGGACGGCGTCTGGGAGACCGCTCGGGCCTGCATGCGCAACTACCTCGTCCTGCGCGAGAAGGTGCAGGCCTTCCGCGCGGATCCCGAGGTGATCGAGGCGGTGGCGGCAGCCCGGGTCGGCGAACTCGCGGTACCGACGCTCGGGGCCGGCGAATCGCTGGAGGAGTTGCGCAAGGCAACGTACGACCCGGAGGCCCTGGCCGCTCGTGGCCTCGGCTTCGAGTACCTCGACCAGTTGGCGATGGACCACTTGCTCGGCATCCGCTGA
- a CDS encoding dihydrofolate reductase family protein — protein MREVILYMSMSLDGLVDGDREHPGTAIPESSELKQWKLDRISEAGAHLMGRVTYEQMSSYWPHSNDPYAAPMNEIPKIAFSTTLSDAEASWPVSRVARGELAAEIAAIKAEPGPDVIAWGGARFAGALAAADLIDEYRLFIQPLLLGRGQALFDQLPQSRHLNLVEAIPFSNGVVVHTYRPQHA, from the coding sequence ATGCGAGAGGTCATCTTGTACATGTCGATGTCGCTGGACGGCCTGGTCGACGGCGACCGCGAGCATCCCGGGACGGCGATTCCCGAGAGCAGCGAGCTCAAGCAGTGGAAGCTGGACCGGATCAGCGAAGCCGGCGCGCATTTGATGGGCCGGGTGACGTACGAACAGATGTCGTCGTACTGGCCGCACTCGAACGATCCCTACGCGGCGCCGATGAACGAGATCCCGAAGATCGCGTTCTCCACGACGCTCAGCGACGCCGAGGCGTCCTGGCCGGTCAGCCGGGTCGCGCGCGGCGAGCTCGCGGCCGAGATCGCCGCGATCAAGGCCGAGCCGGGCCCCGACGTGATCGCGTGGGGCGGTGCTCGATTCGCCGGCGCCCTGGCCGCCGCCGACCTGATCGACGAGTACCGCCTCTTCATCCAGCCGCTGCTCCTCGGCCGCGGACAGGCCCTCTTCGACCAGCTGCCGCAATCACGGCACCTGAACCTCGTCGAGGCCATCCCCTTCAGCAACGGCGTCGTGGTCCACACCTACCGGCCCCAGCACGCCTGA